In one Novosphingopyxis iocasae genomic region, the following are encoded:
- the lepB gene encoding signal peptidase I: MINSARDDEAGEPLDTAGSQEKARRASKSGGSGRSEWIDLGLYLLKVLLIVLVIRSFIVAPFNIPSESMQPRLLVGDYLLVAKWPYGYSRYSLPGDVPLIPGRIFAHQPERGDVVVFKAPPDERTDYIKRVIGLPGDTVRVQEGVVYLNGKALPKQRVADLLLPVTPNMVSAAAAAGSPFPCYSPQFAETIDGKDFCRYPRYRETLPSGKSYEILDLVQGSMGDDTMTFTVPEGSLFLMGDNRDRSADSRFPAEVGGAIGIVPQSDLIGRALVTIFSTDGSAEWWEPWTWISATRWDRIGEGF, from the coding sequence ATGATCAACAGCGCGCGCGACGACGAAGCGGGCGAGCCGCTCGATACGGCCGGATCGCAAGAAAAGGCGCGGCGCGCTTCCAAAAGCGGCGGATCGGGCCGCTCCGAATGGATCGATCTTGGCCTTTATCTTCTGAAAGTCCTGCTGATCGTCCTAGTGATCCGCAGCTTCATCGTCGCCCCATTCAACATTCCGTCCGAATCGATGCAGCCGCGCCTTCTGGTGGGCGATTATTTGCTCGTGGCCAAATGGCCCTATGGCTATTCGCGTTACAGCCTGCCGGGCGATGTGCCGCTGATCCCGGGCCGCATTTTCGCGCATCAGCCGGAGCGCGGCGACGTGGTTGTGTTCAAGGCACCGCCGGACGAGCGCACCGATTATATCAAGCGCGTCATCGGTCTGCCCGGCGATACGGTGCGCGTGCAGGAAGGCGTCGTCTATCTGAACGGCAAGGCACTGCCCAAACAGCGCGTCGCGGACCTGCTGCTACCCGTCACGCCTAACATGGTGAGCGCGGCCGCAGCGGCCGGATCGCCTTTTCCCTGCTATTCGCCGCAATTCGCGGAGACCATCGATGGCAAGGATTTTTGCCGCTATCCGCGCTACCGCGAAACATTGCCGTCGGGCAAAAGCTATGAAATTCTCGATCTGGTGCAGGGCAGCATGGGCGACGATACGATGACGTTTACCGTACCCGAAGGATCGCTCTTCCTGATGGGCGACAACCGGGATCGCAGCGCGGACAGCCGGTTTCCCGCCGAAGTGGGCGGTGCGATCGGCATCGTGCCGCAATCGGACCTCATCGGTCGCGCTCTCGTCACCATCTTCTCCACCGACGGGTCGGCTGAGTGGTGGGAGCCGTGGACCTGGATTTCCGCCACGCGCTGGGACCGGATCGGAGAAGGGTTTTGA
- the rnc gene encoding ribonuclease III, with protein sequence MSQFPAWLAGIGIEPTGDLSLYEQAMTHGSTGRPDYQRLEFLGDRVLGLAVAEMLYDRFPDESEGKLSHRLNALVSGATCAVVARSLGAGPLIMLGKQARSDGAAESDNVLGDVMESLIGALFVDRGIDAARAFVQRHWSDLVDGAAKAPRHPKSVLQEWAASTNRRPPVYTVVKKSGPPHARVFQVEVGIKGLDPVTAEAPSKQEAETRAAREFLEKYQ encoded by the coding sequence TTGAGCCAGTTTCCTGCATGGCTGGCCGGGATCGGCATCGAGCCGACCGGCGATCTTTCGCTGTACGAGCAGGCGATGACGCATGGTAGCACCGGACGGCCCGATTATCAGCGGCTGGAATTTCTGGGTGACCGGGTGCTCGGCCTTGCAGTCGCCGAAATGCTGTATGATCGCTTTCCGGACGAAAGCGAGGGCAAGCTCTCGCATCGTCTCAACGCGCTGGTGTCCGGCGCGACCTGCGCCGTCGTGGCCCGCTCGCTCGGCGCGGGTCCGCTCATCATGCTGGGCAAGCAGGCGCGCAGCGACGGCGCAGCGGAGAGCGACAATGTGCTGGGCGATGTCATGGAATCGCTGATCGGCGCCCTGTTCGTCGATCGCGGCATCGATGCGGCGCGTGCCTTCGTGCAGCGCCACTGGTCCGATCTGGTGGACGGGGCCGCCAAGGCGCCGCGCCACCCCAAATCCGTGCTGCAGGAGTGGGCGGCCAGCACGAACCGCCGCCCGCCTGTCTACACCGTCGTCAAGAAAAGCGGCCCGCCGCATGCGCGCGTCTTTCAGGTGGAGGTGGGCATCAAGGGCCTCGATCCCGTCACCGCCGAAGCGCCCAGCAAGCAGGAAGCGGAAACCCGCGCCGCACGCGAATTTCTGGAGAAATATCAGTGA
- the era gene encoding GTPase Era, which yields MVGADAATRCGVAALLGAPNAGKSTLTNALVGQKVAITSAKPQTSRTRLIGVALEGAAQIMLVDTPGIFAPRRRLDRAMVSAAWEGASDADVLLFVVDAKAGAGPKLEPLIEALKDRPGRKWLVMNKVDIAAKDKLLVLTEKLNGAVTFEHTWFVSAETGDGLPDLKTALAEAMPEGPWHFPEDQVSDVSQRLLATEITREQIYRQLHAELPYASAVDSEQYKERPDGSVEIHQQILVARDSQKAIMLGKQGTRIKAIGEASRKELSKLLGVPVHLYLHVKVKENWDDSRELFENIGLDWVD from the coding sequence ATGGTTGGCGCCGATGCCGCCACCCGCTGCGGCGTCGCCGCGCTGCTGGGTGCGCCCAATGCCGGCAAGTCCACCCTCACCAATGCGCTCGTCGGGCAGAAGGTGGCGATCACCAGCGCCAAGCCGCAAACCTCGCGCACCCGCCTGATCGGCGTTGCGCTGGAGGGGGCGGCGCAGATCATGCTGGTGGACACGCCCGGCATCTTCGCCCCCCGCCGCCGCCTGGACCGTGCGATGGTCAGCGCGGCCTGGGAAGGCGCGAGCGATGCCGACGTGCTGCTGTTCGTGGTCGACGCGAAAGCAGGTGCGGGGCCGAAGCTGGAACCGCTCATCGAGGCGCTGAAGGACCGTCCCGGCCGCAAATGGCTCGTCATGAACAAGGTGGATATCGCGGCCAAGGACAAGCTCCTCGTCCTTACCGAGAAGTTGAACGGCGCGGTGACGTTCGAACACACCTGGTTCGTCAGCGCCGAAACGGGCGACGGCCTGCCCGACCTCAAGACCGCGCTGGCCGAAGCAATGCCGGAGGGACCCTGGCACTTCCCGGAAGATCAGGTTTCCGACGTGTCGCAGCGCCTGCTCGCCACCGAAATCACGCGCGAGCAGATCTACCGCCAGCTTCATGCAGAGCTGCCCTATGCCAGCGCGGTGGACAGCGAGCAGTACAAGGAACGGCCCGACGGATCGGTGGAAATCCACCAGCAAATCCTGGTGGCTCGGGACAGCCAGAAGGCCATCATGCTGGGCAAGCAAGGCACCCGCATCAAAGCGATCGGCGAGGCTTCGCGCAAGGAGCTATCGAAGCTGCTCGGCGTGCCCGTGCACCTGTATCTGCATGTGAAGGTGAAGGAAAACTGGGATGACAGCCGCGAACTGTTCGAAAATATCGGCCTAGATTGGGTGGATTAA
- the pgi gene encoding glucose-6-phosphate isomerase: MSGEWQFLDEDESPALTDLFADDPQGRVKRLTIEEAGIRFDLSKTHLTDALVDNFVTAAEEAGLADQRQKLLSGEVVNPTEGRAAEHTAERGTGAPESVELARQFHARMRGLVEVIEAGAFGKIETLIHIGIGGSALGPKLLIDALGRNSGGIEVRVVSNVDGAAMAEAVKGIDPQTTMLAAASKTFTTAETLLNLESAMQWLREGAVDDPYGRVVALTANPDKAVEWGVDETRILPFSESVGGRYSLWSSIGFPAALGLGWAAYEEMLEGAGAMDRHFAHADWRENAPVMAAFADLYYTQARGAETRAIFAYDERLRLLPSYLQQLEMESNGKSVTADGEPVDWPTAPITWGGVGTDAQHAVFQLLHQGTVLVPVEFIAAKEPGHDFDDAHHEALLANCFAQGAALMAGKEADDPARSYPGDRPSTTLLIEDVTPAILGALIAFYEHRTFVNAVLLGINPFDQFGVELGKDMARAIEEGGMDEFDASTKALMEAALGDPA; this comes from the coding sequence ATGAGCGGTGAGTGGCAGTTTCTGGACGAAGACGAGAGCCCGGCACTGACCGATCTGTTTGCGGACGATCCGCAGGGGCGGGTGAAGCGCCTCACCATCGAAGAGGCGGGCATCCGGTTCGATCTGTCCAAGACGCATCTGACGGACGCGCTGGTCGATAATTTCGTGACCGCGGCCGAAGAGGCGGGCCTTGCTGATCAGCGCCAGAAACTGCTGAGCGGCGAGGTGGTGAACCCCACCGAAGGCCGCGCCGCCGAACATACTGCCGAGCGTGGCACGGGCGCGCCGGAATCGGTGGAGCTGGCGCGCCAGTTCCATGCGCGGATGCGCGGGCTGGTCGAGGTGATCGAGGCGGGCGCGTTCGGCAAAATCGAGACGCTGATCCATATCGGCATCGGCGGCAGCGCGCTGGGGCCGAAGCTGCTGATCGATGCGCTGGGCCGCAACAGCGGCGGCATCGAAGTGCGCGTCGTCTCCAATGTCGACGGCGCGGCGATGGCCGAGGCGGTGAAGGGTATCGATCCGCAAACCACCATGCTCGCCGCTGCTTCCAAGACCTTCACCACCGCCGAAACGCTACTCAATCTGGAAAGCGCGATGCAGTGGCTGCGCGAGGGCGCGGTAGACGATCCCTATGGCCGCGTGGTTGCGCTCACCGCCAATCCGGACAAGGCGGTGGAATGGGGCGTCGACGAAACGCGCATTCTGCCCTTTTCGGAAAGCGTCGGCGGCCGCTATTCGCTGTGGAGCTCCATCGGCTTTCCCGCGGCGCTCGGCCTCGGTTGGGCGGCCTATGAAGAGATGCTGGAAGGGGCAGGGGCGATGGACCGCCATTTCGCCCATGCCGATTGGCGCGAAAACGCGCCCGTCATGGCCGCCTTCGCAGACCTTTATTACACGCAAGCCCGCGGCGCAGAAACGCGCGCGATCTTCGCCTATGACGAACGCCTGCGGTTGCTGCCGAGCTATCTGCAACAGCTGGAGATGGAATCGAACGGCAAATCGGTGACGGCAGATGGCGAGCCGGTCGATTGGCCGACCGCGCCCATCACCTGGGGCGGCGTGGGAACCGATGCGCAGCATGCCGTGTTCCAACTGCTCCATCAGGGCACGGTGCTGGTGCCGGTCGAATTCATCGCGGCGAAAGAGCCGGGGCATGATTTCGACGACGCTCATCATGAGGCGCTGCTCGCCAATTGCTTCGCGCAGGGTGCGGCGCTGATGGCGGGCAAGGAGGCGGACGATCCGGCGCGCAGCTATCCGGGAGACCGGCCTTCGACCACGCTGCTGATCGAGGACGTCACGCCCGCGATCCTGGGCGCGCTCATCGCCTTTTACGAGCATCGCACGTTCGTGAATGCGGTGCTGCTCGGCATCAATCCGTTCGACCAATTCGGCGTGGAGTTGGGCAAGGACATGGCCCGCGCCATCGAGGAAGGCGGCATGGACGAATTCGATGCAAGCACCAAGGCGCTGATGGAAGCCGCGCTTGGCGATCCGGCTTGA